A stretch of DNA from Halobacillus litoralis:
GCTTCCTTGAAATGGCATCACGCATACGCTGCGTAGCGGTTTGCGCTTGTTCTTTCTTTTTCACACTATAATTGACAAAAAGGGAATCGATCAATGAAAGACCAGCGATCCTTGAAGCCAGCGCTTCTGAACGGAATTCCGTTTCCTCTGCGACTGTATACAAAGACAAATCGACCACTTTTGTCAGTGGAGATTTAGCGAAGTTCGTAATGGCGATAATCTTCACAGTGTTTTCTTTCGCGACATCCACGATATCAAGAATATCCTGATTCGATCCAGTATGGGAAATGACAACCGCTACATCCGTTTCTCTCATTTGAGAGGCAGACATCAGCTGCAAGTGCGTATCCGGATATGCATACGCTTCCATTCCTGTCCGCATAAACTTGTGCTGTGCATCCATCGCAAGGATGTTCGATCCGCCACTTCCGAAAAAGAAGACCCGATCGGCTTCAACCAGATACTCCATCGCTTTTTTTAATGAAAGCGGGTTTTGGACATCCCGCGATGTTTCGAGTGCCCGGATATTGGCTTGAAAAACCTTTTCTGTAATTTCAAAGTCGGTGTCGTCTTCCGTAATCTTTTCATGAATATCCTGAATCGGATTGACGATTTCTGAGGCTAAAGCAATTTTCATTGCCTGATAGCCTTTAAAACCTAAGCGCTTACAAAATCTGAAAACGGTTGCATCAGCGACCATAAGATCATCCGCAACCTGGTTAATGGTAGAGTGAACGATTTCTTCTGTATTTTCTAAAATGTAATCAGCGATCAGTTTTTCTTTTTCACTGAATTGTGTGTAAGAAGAACGGATTCTACTGATGACGTGTTTCGTGGGAGCTTCAATCATAGGGATTCCTCCTTCGAATTTCCACTTTCTCTTATTGTATATGAAATTTATTTCAAAAGAAAGATTCGGGTCGGTGAAATTTTTTTCTAAAAAACTATTGAACTAAAAAAGATTTATTGTATAATCGAAATTACAGAAAATAATTTTCACATTTTCGAAATCGCTTTTTTTTAGTAGTTCTTTGAAAGCGCTTCTAAAACAGAAGGGTGGCGAAGAGGGTAGACATACGAAAACTATTTTCTATGGAATCGATTCCTGTTTTAATGACTCTTCATTGAAAGCGGTTACCGATTCAGGAACAGTCCGTAAGCTTTGTGAAAAAATTTTACATACAAGGAGAGAGGTTGAACATGAAAAAATTATTTGGTTTATTGTCCATGGTTCTTTTGATTACGGTTCTAGCCGCTTGTGGTAACGGCGGTTCAGAGTCTAGCAGTGGCGAAGGTGAAAGCGCTTCAGGTGATAGTGGCGAAACAAAAACGATTAAAGCCGGTATCGGTCTGAACAGTGATCACCCTCAGTACAAAGGTCTATTGAAGTTTAAGGAAATTGTTGAAGAGAAAACAGACGGCGCGATCAAAGTGGATACATATCACAGTGGTCAGCTTGGTGACGACCGTTCCATGACGGAAGCGCTTCAGCTTGGTACACAGGAAGTGGTTGTTCCTTCTACCGCACCATTAGCGAACTTCGTACCAGAATTCAGCGTCTTCGACATTCCGTTCCTTTTCCCTAACGAACAAGTAGCGGATAAAGTACTAGACGGTGAAGTTGGACAAGAATTGCTTGGGAAACTAGAAGAACAGAACCTTGTTGGCCTTTCTTATTGGGAAAATGGTTTCCGTGACCTTACAAACAGTGAGCGTGCGGTAGCATCTGTTGATGACTTCGATGGTTTGAAAATCCGTACAATGGAAAACGACCTTCACTTGGATGCCTTCAAGGCACTAGGAGCAAACCCTACACCAATGGCATTCACAGAATTGTTCACAGCGATGCAGCAAGGTACAGTTGACGGTCAGGAAAACCCTTATGCAACGATCTATCTTCAAAAGTTCTATGAAGTTCAGGATCACGTTTCTAACACGCACCACATCTACAGCCCATTCGTATTCTTGATGAGCAAATCTTTCTATGATGGTCTGACAGAAGATCAGCAGAAGATCGTTAAAGATGCAGCCGTTGAAGCAGGTAAGCACGAGCGTAAGTTGAACCGTGAAGCGAACGAGAAGTACTTGAAACAGCTTCAAGAAGAAGGCATGGAGTACACAGAAATCTCAGATGAAGCTCGCCAGGAAATGGTCGATGCAGTAGCTCCTGTCATTGAAGATTACAAGAGCAAGATCGGTGAGGAAACCGTAGACAAAGTTTACAAAGCGATTGAAGACGCGCAAAAATAATAGAATGACTGAGAGTACGCTGTAGCGAGACTGCAGCGTATTCTTCGCCATTCAGGGTCAGTTGAGGTGAAGAAAATGAACATCATTCGAGCGATCGACCGCAGATTTGAAGAAGTATTGCTCGTCATTTTCTCGACCATCATGGTCAGTGTCATTTTCCTGCAAGTCGCGATGCGAGTGTCGGGAAATTCATTGTCCTGGTCAGAGGAACTCGGACGGTACTGCTTCATTTGGTTAGTGTATATCGGAATCAGTTACGGAGTGAAGAAGCAGCGTCACATCAAAGTAGACGTCATGCTGCTTTTACTTAAAGGTAAAGCAAAATTGATGCTCGCCATCATTGCGAATCTACTATTCTTAGTTTTCAGTTTGTATGTTGTCGTCAATGGATACAGCATCGCTTCCCAGTTGCTATCGTTCGGCCAGCAGTCACCGGCCTTACATATACCGATGGGACTCGTTTACATGGCGACGCCAGTCGGGTTTGCATTAACAGCCATCCGTCTCGTACAAAACTTGATCGTTCAGATCAAAATGTTGATTGGTAAAAAAGAACTCGATGTCGACGATGAACGTGATCGTATGCAGCAGCAGGAAGGAGAGGATGAATCATGACAACAATCGTATTATTCGGGACATTCGCCCTCTTCCTATTGCTTAGTGTACCGATTGGAATCGCTCTCGGATTATCGACACTTGCGACAATCTTCTATACTGGCGCCATTCCGGTCCAGTTTTTAATGAAGGAACTCGTCACATCTGTCGACTCATTCCCATTGATGGCCGTTCCCTTTTTCATCCTAGCCGGTGAAATCATGGGGAAAGGCGGCATATCCGAGAGACTGTTCAACTTCGCAAACGCTCTTGTTGGTAACAAAACGGGCGGATTTGCAATGGCGACCATCGTTACATGTATGTTCTTTGCTGCGATTTCAGGTTCTGGACCAGCAACCGTTGCAGCGATCGGTGGCATTATGATTCCTGCCATGGTGAGACAAGGGTATGACAAAAAGTTCGCAACAGCGACAGTAGCTGCAGCGGGTTCTATTGGTGTCATCATCCCTCCAAGTATTCCGATGGTCATCTACGGAGTCGTTGGTGGAGCATCCATCGGTGACATGTTCATCGCAGGGATTATCCCAGGATTCATCGTAGGTGCAGCACTTCTTGCTTGGGCGTACATTTATTCAAGACAACAAGGGTATAAAGGTCTGGCAGAAAAAACGTCCCTCGCAAACATCGGAAAAACATTCTGGGAAGCCAAATGGGCGCTTGTCATTCCAGTCATCATCCTGGGTGGAATTTACGGCGGAATTTTCACACCAACAGAAGCGGCCGTCATCGCCGTCGTTTACGGTATGGTCGCCGGCTTGTTCCTGTATGGTGAACTAAGCATCAAAGACATGCCGAAAATTTTCGCAGATTCTGCTCTGACGACTGCGACGGTCCTGATCATCGTAGGTTCCGCAACAGCCTTCGGTCGTTTGCTTACGATTGAGCAGATCCCGACACAAGTGGCCAACTTCATGTTGTCCATTTCAGAAAATGAGATCATTCTGATTCTATTGATCACATTGCTTCTGCTTATCGTCGGATGTTTCATGGATACATTGGCAGCGATCATCATTTTGACGCCGATCCTGCTTCCGATTGCCGTAAACCTTGGTTACGATCCGATCCACTTCGGAATCATCATGGTCGTGAACCTGGCCATTGGTTTCATTACACCACCACTCGGCGTAAACTTGTTCGTCGGCTCTGGAATATCCGGGCTCTCGATCGAACAGCTGTCCCGAGCGATCATCCCATACTTTTTCGCGATGATCTTCTCGTTACTGATGATTACGTTTATTCCAGAATTATCACTTTGGTTGATTAGCTTCGCTGAATGATGAAAAGAGGACTGACCCTCCTTGTACGTCACCCGAGATCCCTTGCTTTTAGGCAAGGGGTTTTTCGGTTTTAGAGTAGTTGTTATGAAGGATCGATTTCGGTGAGTGGAGGAGGAAGAAAATAAAACTCCTTCTCCTTTTCACGCGGAAGGCTCAAAGCTGAGATGTAAAGGTTATAGAAAATAAAACCCCTTAGTTAAATAGGAAAGGCGGTGCGGGCGCTGTCTATTGGATGGCGGCACGCAGCCGAACGGTAATTTTGTTATGAGTGTATTCATCCAAGTCGTATTGCCGGTCATTCTCATTTTCGGAGCTGGCTTTACGATCCAAAAAATCGCTAAATTAGATGTGAAATCGGTATCGACGATCGCTCTGTATGTGATGCTGCCTTGTTTAGTTTTCCAAACATTTTACGAAGCGGATTTGAACGGGGAATATTTGATGATGCTCGTCTTCTCCGGGTTGTTGCTTTTCAGCATTCTTGGAATAAACAAGATTGTCAGTAAAGTGAAAAACTATGATCAGAGCATGGAGAGCGGGTTGATTTTATCGACGGCGTTCATGAATTCCGGGAACTATGGTGTACCGATCATTCTTTTCGCCTTCGGGGAAGAAGGGTTTGTGTACTCTGTTTCCTTCATGGTTCTGCAAGCAATCATTATGAACTTTTTCGGCGTGTACTACGCGGCTAAAGGAACCTCAGGCCTGAAAATGGCGTTGCTTTCTGTTTTGAAAATGCCGCCGACCTATGCGGTACTTGTGGCGCTTCCAATGAACCACGGGGGCGTGCCGGTTCCTGAGAATCTTATGAACAGCATCGACTTGCTAGCAGCTGCAACGGTTCCGATGGTGATGGTCGTACTCGGCATGCAGCTCGCAGGAATCCCGTTGAGAAATCTGGAGTGGCCGAAAGTTTCCTATGCAACGACCCTTCGTCTGGTTGGTTCACCACTGATCGCCTTCGTACTGACATTAGTTCTGCCGATGAGTGACATGATGGCTGCCGTGTTGATTGTTTCCGCGGCCATGCCTTCAGCCGCAACGACGACGATCTATGCGGTCCAGTTCAATTCGAAGCCGGATCTTGTTTCAAGCATCACCTTAGTGACGACGCTATTTAGTATTGTCACAATCCCTATTTTATTGAACCTATTCATATAAAGGAGGAATAATAAATGAGTGAAAAAGTATCCAAAGATGTAACGGTACACATGAAAGAAACGCAGACGATTATGGAGCTGTCCCAAATCATCCAGCGTTATGATTCAGAAATCATACTGAAGAAAGTGGTCCAGGGGAAGCGTCCACGAAGCTAACCTGAAAAGCTTCCTCGGATTGATCAACTTAAGACTACAAGAAGGCGACGAAATCGAAGTCACCTGCATTGGCCCGGACGCCGCCCAAGCCCTAGAGGAAGTTGAAACCTTCCTGAAGCCTTGATTGGGATTTTATGTAAGACCTGGTCACCCATTACTTGGGTGACCGGGTCTTACTTTATTTGCCAGTTGAACGAAGAACTCATACTGATTCACGTCTTTGAAGTAAGAGAGAATAGTAGAGGTGGTAACGAACTCGGAGTAATAAGGGGTGGGGGATAAGTAATGAGCGTAACTGCTCCACTTGTAATCTTCAGGTTGGAAGGTGTTGAGAGCCCGGCAAGGGTTCAAGTGAATGTAGCGACTGACTTGAAGTACAGCATTCACATCATCCTCAAGCTTCGCTTTATAGGGTCCTTCAAAAAGATGACCGACATATCCATATTTCTTGTTGAAGTACATCGCGTATTGGGAGTGAAGATCTTTCATGAAGGTACCTGGTGGAAGTTCAATCGTTTCAATAAGGAGGTGAACGTGGTTTGACATGAGGCAAAAAGAGTGGAGGTGGAACGGGTGGGAAAGCATAGCTTCCTGCAAGAGAGTGAGATACTTATACCTGTCTTGGTCATTATAAAAAATATCTGTTTTTCGATTTCCTCTAGCCGTTATATGGTACCAGGCCTTCGGAAACCATCGACGTTTCCGCATTACATCAATCCTTCCTTCCTTCATCAATTATCACACCTACCCTTTATTCGACATAAACGCACAAACTCCTGCACCATTTCCAAATATTGTTGTACCATGTCTTACAATTTTTGGTGTACCAGGTCATACAAATAATTCCAATCCCACGCCTGAATTCTAATATCTCGCCACATAAAAAAGATCCGCCTTTTTAGGCGGATCTTTTTTATGTGGAGCTTTGTTTTTTCTTTTCTTTCCAGAACATATAGAGGTTCAGGCATAAAAACGCGACACTGAAGATAGCGCTGAATGTCGACATTTCGACGACATTCGTGAACCACCCCAGAATTAAATAAATGAGAAAAAATCCGGCAAAAGCGAGATAGAGCATCGTCTCTTCCTTTCCATAAAACGTCACATCCATTATAACATTCTAAGGAACGTGGAGGAAAATGACGATTACTCCGGCGGATACATGTGAAACCGATAGACGTTGAATTCATTGCCGGCTTCTATGCTGTAGGACTGAATGGGGAGGTGGGCAAATAGTGTGCCATCGGTTTGTTCGATGGAGATGTCGAGTACAAGTTCTCGATCTTCTAACAGTGGCAGAGGGAAAGGGTTGACGATCTCAACCATCCATTCGTAAGCCAGACGCTCGAGGAATGCATGGGTGAATGTTGTTGGTGCGTCATCGAGCCAAATATTCGCAAGAGGGAACAAGGATCGGGACGTTTGCTCCAAAGAGGATTCCTCCGTTTTTTATAGGGATAATAGTATTTTCCCTATTTATTCCTTTGATAAACAGCCGGCTACTTTCCTCTTAATCTGTTTTCGGGCTCTTTTAATAGTGGAAGGACTTTTCCCAGTTAATACAGCGATTTGATTCACGGTGTAACCGGTATAGCTTTGTTCAAAAATGATTTGTTCCATAGGGGTAAGAGAAGAGTAATGGTGGATGTCAAAAAGGAGAAGGTCTTCTTGTGGAGGATCTTTTTCAAGTGGTTTTTGGTGTAGGGAGAAAAAATGAACAGCTTCCTTGCCTCGGTGATTTTTCCGGTGCATCGTTTGAAGGTGTCTGTACAAGGATTGAATGAAAAAGGTGGAGAACTTGCTACGTTCGGGTTCGTACCTTTCTACACAGCGTAAGTATATGAGGTAGCTTTCCTGCAGGCAGTCTTCATAAGGTTCGGGGAGGTTCCAATGACGGAGGGAGGAATGGATAAGGCGTTGATAAGCGTGGAATTCGAGAATAGGATCTTTCATAGCACACTCCTTTCTATATAACTATTATCCTTTATTCGCCAACAAATGGGAATCAAAATTCAATTTTTCTCTAGAGAAAAATTGAAAAATATGCTAAATCATGACACCAAAATCCCTTTTTCTATCGATTATAGTATGAAGGAACATTTAGGGAGGGTGTCTTATGAACACGGATGAAATGTTTGAAAGACTAGTAGCAGAAAGTGAAGCGTTGATTCATTATCATATTCATAAACTGAACATCAAAGATAGAAACGGAGACTTCTATGCCGAAGGTCTTTTCGCCCTCTGGAACGCCTACCGTACATATGACCCTGAGGCAGGAACCTTGAAGTCGTACATGCACTGGAAAGTACGCAATGCCTTGATTGATAAAATCCGTAAAGATTCAAGAACCTATCAACAGGAGGAAGGAATCGCCGAGCGGATGGTGCAGGAAGGGCGTGACCAATGGGAAGACGAAATTACAGATGAACTCCTATGGAAACAGGTGAAGGAGATTCTCACACCGAATCAATGGAAATGGGTCTATCATTACATCATAAGGGACCGGTCCATTTCGCAGATTGCTCGTTTGGAAAAAGTAACTCAGGATGCTGTGAAAAACTGGGGCAGACATGCGAGGAAAAAACTGAAGGAACTAGGTACGACCATGTAAAAAGCCTCGGAGAAGCCCCCGAGACTGTGCGCTTACTTATTAATGGTTATGTTTATTTTGCTCAATCCGAGGGCGCGTGCCGCCTTAATCATTTTAGCAGCTTCTTGCTCTGCATCCTGGATTTGAACGTCATTTCTGGAAATGCTCAACGTCGTCCCGCCAGACAACATCGTCGCTTCCTCAGCTGTATGTTGATCCTCTTTAATCGATAAAAACGATTGTGGTTGTTCTTCCATCATATCTTCCTGACGCATACGATTGACGCGTCCGCGAATCTTACGACCGTGATACACGACGCTCGCATACGGGCACCCTGTCTCAGCAGCAATTTCTCGGTAGTTTTTATCTGTCTCGCCGATCAGACGCTTCACTTCGCTGAGGTCATAGTCGTATTGTTTACTCTTCTTCGCCATTTCGAATCCCCCTTTTCATTTTCTAATAATATTGTATACAAATTTTCTCCATAATAATAGTAGGAGTTAGTAATTCTTTAAATCTTTTAAATCCCCTGACAGTTGTTGTAAACTATTAGATATGTCAAATGAAAAGATAATAGGAAAGTGTGACTTGTTTTGTATAAAAGAATTATTTATAGTTTATTACCCCTGGGTGTAATGGGATTAATATTCTTCTTTTCTTCCCAACCCTATGATCAACAGGACCTTCGTCCTACAATGAACCTTTATATCAATTTAGACTTACTAAAACCAGTCTTATCTCCGATCGAATTTACTTACCACGGGGAGACAATCAACATAGAAAACCGTGGGGTCGACGGCATGCTGGAGTTTCTCATCCGGAAAGCCGCCCATCTGACCGTATTTTTCCTCCTCATGGTCACGACGTTTCTGGCTTTCCATCACAACACAGGCTGGGGGTTAAAAGGAAAGCTGATCGCATCTTACATCACTACCGTCCTCTATGCTTGCTTTGATGAGTATCACCAGTCGCTCACACCAAACCGCACGCCCTATGCAGGGGATGTCGTCTTAGACAGCGTCGGAGGTATGATAGGGCTCTTAGTGATCCTTCTCATTTATTTTAGAAAAAGGAAGGTTACACGTTGATGCTGAATGATGTATATTTTGAACAACTCAACCTAAGCACATCTAAAACATCCCATATTGATAAAAAAGAGAACCAGCACGCCATGTACTGGTTCTCTTCGTCATTTTTCAGGAGTTAAAACGAGCGTTTCCGCACCACTCAGGTCTACTTGAAGCGGTTCGACTTGGTAATCTTCCAGAGCCAATTCAAGTCGTTCTCTTTTACTATCATCCCATTCATCAAAAAGGGCGACCGTGGTCGGCCCAGCCCCGCTGATATAATGGCCAAGAGAATGTTCTTTCTCCAGGATCCCTTTGAAAGAGGAAAAGCCGGGAATCAGAATCTGCCGGTAAGGCTGATGCCAGCGGTCGCTCTGCATCATTTTTCCGGCAAGCGGCCAATTTTTCGTTGCTAATGCCGCGACGAGGACATTAGCGCTCCCACTATTGTTGACCGCCTGTTTATAGTCCATCTCCACAGGTAGCAACCCACGTGCTTTTTCTGTTTCCAAATGGTAGTCCGGTATGATGGCGAGCTCCAGGTCAAATCATCCATTCCTTCTGTAAAATGGACATAATCCAAATGCTCCCCATCGTAATTGGATACCATAATGCCACCGAATATAGCAGGTCCTACATTATCAGGATGCCCTTCGATTTCGCAGGCGATTTTAAACTTCTCATAACGGCTCAAGCCAAGATCGAGAAGGTGATCGGCCAGTTCAATTCCTCCGACAACGGCGGTTGATGAGCTGCCAAGTCCCCGAGCAATCGGCACATCATTCGTCAACTCCACGTGGGTCGCCGGAAGCTCTTCATGACCCATGGCTTCGGCTGTGAATAACGCCGTTTTGTAAATCAGGTTGCTTTTGCCCGAAGGAATATAGGGCTGGTCTTTTTCAGGAACGGAAAAAAACCACTCATCCGCCGGCTGACAGTCAAACGTCACGTACTTCGATAGTGCAATGCCGACGGAATCAAATCCCGGACCCAGGTTCGCTGATGTTGCAGGCACTCGGATTTGAAACCGGCTCATGATTGGACACCTGTGACAGCAGAAGCGAAAATGTTGTAATCATTTCCGATCCTTGTAGGCTTGACCGGGCTCTTATCAATAGCTGTGTTCGGGTCTTTCAAGCCATTTCCTGTTAACACATGAACGATTTTCGAGCCTTGCGGGATCGTGCCGTCTTTTACTTTTTTGATCATGCCTGCGATAGAAGCGCAGGATGCCGGTTCAGCGAACACGCCTTCTTTTTCAGCTAAATATTGATACGCTTCAACGATTTCTTCATCTGTTACTTCATCAATTAGACCATTGGATTCATCACGCGCGCTCAACGCTTTATCCCAGCTAGC
This window harbors:
- a CDS encoding VanZ family protein: MYKRIIYSLLPLGVMGLIFFFSSQPYDQQDLRPTMNLYINLDLLKPVLSPIEFTYHGETINIENRGVDGMLEFLIRKAAHLTVFFLLMVTTFLAFHHNTGWGLKGKLIASYITTVLYACFDEYHQSLTPNRTPYAGDVVLDSVGGMIGLLVILLIYFRKRKVTR
- a CDS encoding homoserine kinase; this translates as MSRFQIRVPATSANLGPGFDSVGIALSKYVTFDCQPADEWFFSVPEKDQPYIPSGKSNLIYKTALFTAEAMGHEELPATHVELTNDVPIARGLGSSSTAVVGGIELADHLLDLGLSRYEKFKIACEIEGHPDNVGPAIFGGIMVSNYDGEHLDYVHFTEGMDDLTWSSPSYRTTIWKQKKHVGCYLWRWTINRRSTIVGALMSSSRH
- a CDS encoding HPr family phosphocarrier protein — translated: MINLRLQEGDEIEVTCIGPDAAQALEEVETFLKP
- a CDS encoding transposase — translated: MKEGRIDVMRKRRWFPKAWYHITARGNRKTDIFYNDQDRYKYLTLLQEAMLSHPFHLHSFCLMSNHVHLLIETIELPPGTFMKDLHSQYAMYFNKKYGYVGHLFEGPYKAKLEDDVNAVLQVSRYIHLNPCRALNTFQPEDYKWSSYAHYLSPTPYYSEFVTTSTILSYFKDVNQYEFFVQLANKVRPGHPSNG
- a CDS encoding AEC family transporter; its protein translation is MSVFIQVVLPVILIFGAGFTIQKIAKLDVKSVSTIALYVMLPCLVFQTFYEADLNGEYLMMLVFSGLLLFSILGINKIVSKVKNYDQSMESGLILSTAFMNSGNYGVPIILFAFGEEGFVYSVSFMVLQAIIMNFFGVYYAAKGTSGLKMALLSVLKMPPTYAVLVALPMNHGGVPVPENLMNSIDLLAAATVPMVMVVLGMQLAGIPLRNLEWPKVSYATTLRLVGSPLIAFVLTLVLPMSDMMAAVLIVSAAMPSAATTTIYAVQFNSKPDLVSSITLVTTLFSIVTIPILLNLFI
- a CDS encoding TRAP transporter substrate-binding protein → MKKLFGLLSMVLLITVLAACGNGGSESSSGEGESASGDSGETKTIKAGIGLNSDHPQYKGLLKFKEIVEEKTDGAIKVDTYHSGQLGDDRSMTEALQLGTQEVVVPSTAPLANFVPEFSVFDIPFLFPNEQVADKVLDGEVGQELLGKLEEQNLVGLSYWENGFRDLTNSERAVASVDDFDGLKIRTMENDLHLDAFKALGANPTPMAFTELFTAMQQGTVDGQENPYATIYLQKFYEVQDHVSNTHHIYSPFVFLMSKSFYDGLTEDQQKIVKDAAVEAGKHERKLNREANEKYLKQLQEEGMEYTEISDEARQEMVDAVAPVIEDYKSKIGEETVDKVYKAIEDAQK
- a CDS encoding sigma-70 family RNA polymerase sigma factor translates to MNTDEMFERLVAESEALIHYHIHKLNIKDRNGDFYAEGLFALWNAYRTYDPEAGTLKSYMHWKVRNALIDKIRKDSRTYQQEEGIAERMVQEGRDQWEDEITDELLWKQVKEILTPNQWKWVYHYIIRDRSISQIARLEKVTQDAVKNWGRHARKKLKELGTTM
- a CDS encoding sigma-70 family RNA polymerase sigma factor; the protein is MKDPILEFHAYQRLIHSSLRHWNLPEPYEDCLQESYLIYLRCVERYEPERSKFSTFFIQSLYRHLQTMHRKNHRGKEAVHFFSLHQKPLEKDPPQEDLLLFDIHHYSSLTPMEQIIFEQSYTGYTVNQIAVLTGKSPSTIKRARKQIKRKVAGCLSKE
- a CDS encoding TRAP transporter small permease, whose product is MNIIRAIDRRFEEVLLVIFSTIMVSVIFLQVAMRVSGNSLSWSEELGRYCFIWLVYIGISYGVKKQRHIKVDVMLLLLKGKAKLMLAIIANLLFLVFSLYVVVNGYSIASQLLSFGQQSPALHIPMGLVYMATPVGFALTAIRLVQNLIVQIKMLIGKKELDVDDERDRMQQQEGEDES
- a CDS encoding TRAP transporter large permease gives rise to the protein MTTIVLFGTFALFLLLSVPIGIALGLSTLATIFYTGAIPVQFLMKELVTSVDSFPLMAVPFFILAGEIMGKGGISERLFNFANALVGNKTGGFAMATIVTCMFFAAISGSGPATVAAIGGIMIPAMVRQGYDKKFATATVAAAGSIGVIIPPSIPMVIYGVVGGASIGDMFIAGIIPGFIVGAALLAWAYIYSRQQGYKGLAEKTSLANIGKTFWEAKWALVIPVIILGGIYGGIFTPTEAAVIAVVYGMVAGLFLYGELSIKDMPKIFADSALTTATVLIIVGSATAFGRLLTIEQIPTQVANFMLSISENEIILILLITLLLLIVGCFMDTLAAIIILTPILLPIAVNLGYDPIHFGIIMVVNLAIGFITPPLGVNLFVGSGISGLSIEQLSRAIIPYFFAMIFSLLMITFIPELSLWLISFAE
- a CDS encoding MurR/RpiR family transcriptional regulator, with the translated sequence MIEAPTKHVISRIRSSYTQFSEKEKLIADYILENTEEIVHSTINQVADDLMVADATVFRFCKRLGFKGYQAMKIALASEIVNPIQDIHEKITEDDTDFEITEKVFQANIRALETSRDVQNPLSLKKAMEYLVEADRVFFFGSGGSNILAMDAQHKFMRTGMEAYAYPDTHLQLMSASQMRETDVAVVISHTGSNQDILDIVDVAKENTVKIIAITNFAKSPLTKVVDLSLYTVAEETEFRSEALASRIAGLSLIDSLFVNYSVKKKEQAQTATQRMRDAISRKRV